In Kitasatospora sp. NBC_00240, the following are encoded in one genomic region:
- a CDS encoding fumarate reductase/succinate dehydrogenase flavoprotein subunit has translation MNTPDTPSRPHAPGGPTAPEAAGATASGTHYADYTVGEPVADSKAPTGPIEQRWDQRRFEAKLVNPANRRKHTVIVVGTGLAGGSAGATLAEQGYHVVQFCFQDSPRRAHSIAAQGGINAAKNYRNDGDSVRRLFYDTVKGGDFRARESNVHRLAQVSVEIIDQCVAQGVPFAREYGGLLDTRSFGGVQVSRTFYARGQTGQQLLLGAYQALSRQIAAGNVEMHPRTEMLDLLVIDGRARGIVARDLVTGEISTHLADAVVLASGGYGNVFYLSTNAKNSNATAVWRAHRRGAHFANPCFTQIHPTCIPRSGDHQSKLTLMSESLRNDGRIWVPKAEGDTRPPAEIPEHERDYYLERIYPSFGNLVPRDIASRAAKNVCDEGRGVGPGGQGVYLDFADAIARLGRDQVEARYGNLFEMYERITAEDPYRVPMRIYPAIHYTMGGLWVDYDLQTSLPGLFAIGEANFSDHGANRLGASALMQGLADGYFVLPATLNDYLARHTAEPVPADHPAIEEVTAEVTDRLHLILAVNGDRTPDSFHRELGELLWEECGMARDEAGLRRALERIPQLREEFWRRIKVPGTGQELNQSLEKANRLVDYFELAELMCLDALHRTESCGGHFREESRTPEGEAARKDEEFSYAAAWEFTGTGAPPVLHREHLDFEYVHPTQRSYA, from the coding sequence TTGAACACGCCCGACACCCCCAGCCGCCCCCACGCCCCCGGCGGCCCCACGGCCCCCGAGGCCGCCGGCGCCACCGCCTCGGGCACCCACTACGCGGACTACACCGTCGGCGAGCCGGTCGCCGACAGCAAGGCCCCGACCGGGCCGATCGAACAACGCTGGGACCAGCGGCGGTTCGAGGCGAAGCTGGTCAACCCGGCGAACCGGCGCAAGCACACCGTGATCGTGGTCGGCACCGGCCTGGCGGGCGGCTCCGCCGGCGCCACCCTGGCCGAACAGGGGTACCACGTGGTGCAGTTCTGCTTCCAGGACTCCCCCCGCCGAGCCCACTCGATCGCCGCGCAGGGCGGCATCAACGCCGCGAAGAACTACCGCAACGACGGGGACTCCGTCCGCCGGCTGTTCTACGACACCGTCAAGGGCGGGGACTTCCGGGCCCGCGAGTCCAACGTCCACCGACTGGCCCAGGTCTCGGTGGAGATCATCGACCAGTGCGTGGCCCAGGGCGTCCCGTTCGCCCGTGAGTACGGCGGCCTGCTGGACACCCGGTCCTTCGGCGGCGTCCAGGTCTCCCGCACCTTCTACGCCCGCGGCCAGACCGGGCAGCAGCTCCTGCTCGGCGCCTACCAGGCGCTCTCCCGCCAGATCGCGGCCGGCAACGTCGAGATGCACCCGCGCACCGAGATGCTCGACCTGCTCGTGATCGACGGCCGGGCCCGCGGCATCGTCGCCCGCGACCTGGTCACCGGCGAGATCTCCACCCACCTGGCGGACGCCGTGGTGCTCGCCAGCGGCGGCTACGGCAACGTCTTCTACCTCTCCACCAACGCCAAGAACTCCAACGCGACGGCCGTCTGGCGGGCCCACCGCCGCGGCGCCCACTTCGCCAACCCGTGCTTCACCCAGATCCACCCGACCTGCATCCCGCGCAGCGGCGACCACCAGTCGAAGCTGACCCTGATGAGCGAGTCGCTGCGCAACGACGGCCGGATCTGGGTGCCGAAGGCCGAGGGCGACACCCGCCCGCCGGCCGAGATCCCCGAGCACGAGCGGGACTACTACCTGGAGCGGATCTACCCCTCCTTCGGCAACCTGGTGCCGCGTGACATCGCCTCCCGGGCCGCCAAGAACGTCTGCGACGAGGGGCGCGGCGTCGGGCCCGGCGGCCAGGGCGTCTACCTGGACTTCGCCGACGCGATCGCCCGGCTCGGCCGCGACCAGGTCGAGGCCCGGTACGGGAACCTGTTCGAGATGTACGAACGGATCACCGCCGAGGACCCGTACCGGGTGCCGATGCGGATCTACCCCGCCATCCACTACACCATGGGCGGGCTCTGGGTCGACTACGACCTGCAGACCAGCCTGCCGGGCCTGTTCGCGATCGGCGAGGCCAACTTCTCCGACCACGGCGCCAACCGGCTCGGCGCCAGCGCCCTGATGCAGGGTCTGGCCGACGGCTACTTCGTCCTCCCGGCCACCCTCAACGACTACCTCGCCCGGCACACCGCCGAGCCCGTGCCGGCCGACCACCCCGCGATCGAGGAGGTGACGGCCGAGGTCACCGACCGGCTCCACCTGATCCTCGCGGTGAACGGCGACCGCACCCCCGACTCCTTCCACCGCGAGCTCGGCGAACTCCTCTGGGAGGAGTGCGGGATGGCCCGCGACGAAGCCGGACTGCGCCGGGCGCTGGAGCGGATCCCGCAACTGCGGGAGGAGTTCTGGCGCCGGATCAAGGTGCCGGGCACCGGCCAGGAGCTCAACCAGTCGCTGGAGAAGGCCAACCGGCTGGTCGACTACTTCGAACTCGCCGAGCTGATGTGCCTGGACGCCCTGCACCGCACCGAGTCCTGCGGCGGACACTTCCGCGAGGAGAGCCGCACCCCGGAGGGCGAGGCGGCCCGTAAGGACGAGGAGTTCTCGTACGCCGCCGCCTGGGAGTTCACCGGCACCGGCGCCCCGCCGGTGCTCCACCGCGAGCACCTCGACTTCGAGTACGTCCACCCCACCCAGCGGAGCTACGCATGA
- a CDS encoding succinate dehydrogenase cytochrome b subunit: protein MAQATRTGRKPSTLETLWRSTVGKKAVMAVSGLVMLLYLVFHMLGNLKVFFGPDDINGYAAWLRTLGQPFLGHGWFLWIARFGLLAAVGLHGVAAYQLSRRDLAARPTGYAHRRRRASYATRTMRWGGIILALFIVWHILDLTTLTVNPRAEEGHPYQNIVASFSHWYSCVIYIVAMLAVGLHIRHGFWSAAQTLGANNARRDRALKATANGLALVLTAGFLSVPVAVMTGVVS from the coding sequence ATGGCACAGGCGACTCGGACGGGCCGTAAACCGTCCACTCTGGAGACCCTCTGGCGGTCGACCGTCGGCAAGAAGGCGGTGATGGCCGTCAGCGGACTGGTCATGCTGCTCTATCTCGTCTTCCACATGCTCGGAAACCTCAAGGTCTTCTTCGGCCCCGACGACATCAACGGGTACGCGGCCTGGCTGCGCACCCTCGGACAGCCCTTCCTCGGGCACGGCTGGTTCCTCTGGATCGCCCGCTTCGGGCTGCTCGCGGCCGTCGGCCTGCACGGCGTCGCCGCCTACCAGCTCAGCCGCCGCGACCTGGCCGCCCGGCCGACCGGGTACGCGCACCGGCGACGGCGGGCGAGCTACGCGACCCGGACGATGCGCTGGGGCGGGATCATCCTGGCCCTGTTCATCGTCTGGCACATCCTCGACCTGACCACCCTCACCGTGAACCCGCGCGCCGAGGAGGGGCACCCGTACCAGAACATCGTGGCCTCGTTCTCGCACTGGTACAGCTGCGTGATCTACATCGTGGCGATGCTGGCCGTCGGCCTGCACATCCGGCACGGCTTCTGGAGCGCCGCCCAGACCCTGGGCGCCAACAACGCCCGCCGGGACCGCGCGCTGAAGGCCACCGCCAACGGCCTGGCCCTGGTGCTGACCGCCGGCTTCCTGTCCGTACCCGTGGCCGTCATGACCGGAGTGGTGAGTTGA
- a CDS encoding succinate dehydrogenase/fumarate reductase iron-sulfur subunit: MNLTLRIWRQAGPDTAGSMTTYQVSGISPDMSFLEMLDTLNEELILRGDTPVAFDHDCREGICGACGMVINGRAHGPERTTTCQLHMRHFQDGDTIDVEPWRAAAFPVVKDLVVDRSAFDRIIGSGGYITAPTGSAPEAHATPVPKEAADAAFEHAECIGCGACVAACPNGSAMLFTSAKVVHLNVLPQGAPERSSRVRSMVEAMDSEGFGGCTNTGECATACPKGIPLPSIAAMNREYLRSLR; the protein is encoded by the coding sequence ATGAACCTCACCCTGCGGATCTGGCGCCAGGCGGGCCCCGACACCGCCGGCTCGATGACCACCTACCAGGTCAGCGGCATCAGCCCCGACATGTCCTTCCTGGAGATGCTGGACACCCTCAACGAGGAGCTGATCCTGCGCGGCGACACGCCCGTCGCCTTCGACCACGACTGCCGCGAGGGCATCTGCGGCGCCTGCGGCATGGTCATCAACGGCCGGGCGCACGGCCCGGAACGGACCACCACCTGCCAGCTGCACATGCGGCACTTCCAGGACGGCGACACCATCGACGTGGAGCCCTGGCGGGCCGCCGCCTTCCCCGTCGTCAAGGACCTGGTGGTGGACCGCTCGGCCTTCGACCGGATCATCGGCTCCGGCGGGTACATCACGGCCCCCACCGGCAGCGCCCCCGAGGCGCACGCCACGCCCGTCCCCAAGGAGGCCGCCGACGCCGCCTTCGAGCACGCCGAGTGCATCGGCTGCGGCGCCTGCGTGGCCGCCTGCCCGAACGGCTCGGCGATGCTCTTCACCTCCGCCAAGGTGGTGCACCTGAACGTGCTCCCGCAGGGCGCACCGGAGCGGAGCAGCCGGGTGCGGTCGATGGTGGAGGCGATGGACAGCGAGGGCTTCGGTGGCTGCACCAACACCGGCGAGTGCGCGACCGCCTGCCCCAAGGGCATCCCGCTGCCGAGCATCGCCGCGATGAACCGCGAGTACCTGCGCAGCCTGCGCTAG
- a CDS encoding SRPBCC family protein: MVADRIEREIVIAAPPERVWAVLTDPAFLGTWFGSGGPAELDLRAGGRLVFDRLEHGTVPARIERVEPPRCLAYRWSQGLPGEEPGEGNSTLVEFTLVPDGAATRLRMVESGFAGLDTTQDVRRARRDQNNAGWHHKLAELRQHTEQLVV, encoded by the coding sequence ATGGTCGCTGACCGAATCGAGCGTGAGATCGTCATCGCGGCGCCGCCCGAGCGGGTCTGGGCGGTGCTCACCGACCCGGCGTTCCTGGGCACCTGGTTCGGCAGCGGAGGGCCGGCCGAGCTCGACCTGCGGGCCGGCGGCCGGCTGGTCTTCGACCGGCTGGAGCACGGCACGGTCCCGGCCCGGATCGAGCGGGTCGAGCCTCCGCGGTGCCTCGCGTACCGCTGGTCGCAGGGGCTTCCCGGCGAGGAGCCGGGGGAGGGCAACTCCACCCTCGTCGAGTTCACCCTGGTCCCGGACGGCGCGGCCACCCGGCTGCGGATGGTGGAGAGCGGCTTCGCCGGCCTCGACACCACGCAGGACGTCCGCCGGGCCCGGCGCGACCAGAACAACGCGGGCTGGCACCACAAGCTCGCGGAGCTGCGGCAGCACACCGAGCAGCTGGTGGTATGA
- a CDS encoding helix-turn-helix domain-containing protein — translation MLTREEYLEAQALRCQGRSIAAIARHLGRDRKTVRSYLGGDRTAGVRRPPRDEFLRFLPYCHQRLADDVHLQATVLFDEVVELGYPGAYSTFTRALRRHRLRPTCADCRGNTGGTVTWYPAAEEVRFAWLRFPDPPARWGGDSQAHLLVGSLTHAGRWGAVLAENEEFPHLVEAMDLVLRRLGGTAGVWQFDRTSAACSPETGRVTPALAEVARYYRAEIGWPSCRCSRHARGDGSPGFSAQHWWHTVRRDTRLQAAQDSLDQLARRTGDCRRVGRAVRAADRLLDLPAMPFPARVRAVRSVTSQGLVSFRGNAYAVPADLSGAQVEVRWRLGEPCLSIVTPRGAVIARHALAPYWAGRTVIGGRPIVLEKRPPAQRAQSHQVPPATE, via the coding sequence GTGCTCACCAGGGAGGAATATCTGGAGGCGCAAGCATTGCGCTGTCAGGGGAGGTCCATCGCGGCGATCGCCCGGCACCTCGGCCGCGACCGCAAAACTGTGAGGTCGTATCTCGGGGGGGATCGCACAGCGGGAGTCAGACGCCCACCGCGGGACGAGTTTCTGCGGTTCCTGCCCTACTGCCACCAACGCCTTGCCGATGACGTGCACCTGCAGGCGACCGTCCTCTTCGACGAGGTCGTCGAGCTGGGTTACCCGGGCGCCTACTCGACATTCACCCGTGCGCTGCGCAGACACCGACTGCGGCCCACCTGTGCCGACTGCCGGGGCAACACCGGCGGCACGGTCACCTGGTACCCGGCAGCTGAGGAAGTGCGGTTCGCCTGGCTGAGGTTTCCCGATCCGCCCGCCCGATGGGGCGGCGACAGTCAGGCGCACCTGCTGGTGGGATCGCTCACACATGCGGGCCGCTGGGGAGCGGTGCTGGCGGAGAACGAGGAGTTCCCGCACTTGGTGGAAGCGATGGACCTGGTCCTGAGGCGCCTGGGCGGTACCGCCGGCGTCTGGCAGTTCGACCGGACGTCGGCTGCCTGCAGTCCGGAGACCGGCCGGGTGACGCCGGCTCTTGCCGAAGTAGCCAGGTACTACAGAGCCGAGATCGGCTGGCCGTCGTGCCGGTGCAGCCGGCACGCCAGGGGTGACGGAAGCCCTGGCTTTTCTGCCCAGCACTGGTGGCACACCGTGCGCCGCGACACCCGTCTCCAGGCCGCACAGGACAGTCTCGACCAGCTCGCGCGGAGGACGGGCGACTGTCGCCGGGTGGGCCGGGCCGTGCGTGCCGCCGACCGGCTGCTCGACTTGCCCGCCATGCCCTTTCCTGCGCGGGTCCGAGCCGTCCGCAGCGTCACCTCCCAGGGCCTGGTTTCCTTTCGTGGCAACGCCTACGCTGTGCCGGCCGACCTGTCCGGCGCCCAGGTGGAGGTGCGCTGGCGCCTCGGCGAGCCCTGCCTGTCCATCGTGACACCGCGCGGGGCGGTCATCGCCCGCCACGCCCTGGCACCCTATTGGGCGGGACGGACGGTGATCGGTGGCAGGCCCATCGTCTTGGAGAAGCGTCCGCCGGCACAACGAGCACAGAGCCACCAGGTGCCGCCTGCAACCGAGTGA
- a CDS encoding NAD-dependent epimerase/dehydratase family protein codes for MNVIIFGATGMIGRAVLRECLRDDSVERVLTIGRTPLGLAHRKLRDVLQPDPSDLTAPDLDLAGYDACFFCLGVSSVGMKEDAYRRITYDLTLKVARALAAANPSLTFVYVSGEGTDSTERGRSMWARVKGRTENELLRLPFQAYMVRPGIVAPQGGVVSKTRLYRTVYAVTGPLLHLLRRVAPNLVNTGEQVGRAMIAVATPGIDPGTRILRPRDINRLAPDPTGS; via the coding sequence GTGAACGTCATCATCTTCGGTGCGACCGGCATGATCGGCCGGGCCGTCCTGCGCGAATGCCTGCGCGACGACTCCGTCGAACGCGTCCTGACGATCGGGCGGACGCCGCTCGGCCTGGCCCACCGCAAACTGCGGGACGTCCTCCAGCCCGACCCGTCGGACCTCACCGCACCGGACCTCGACCTGGCCGGCTACGACGCGTGCTTCTTCTGCCTGGGCGTCTCCTCGGTCGGGATGAAGGAGGACGCCTACCGCCGGATCACCTACGACCTGACGCTCAAGGTGGCCCGCGCGCTGGCCGCCGCGAACCCGTCGCTGACCTTCGTCTACGTCTCGGGCGAAGGCACCGACAGCACCGAGCGCGGCCGCTCGATGTGGGCCAGGGTCAAGGGCCGGACGGAGAACGAGCTGCTGCGGCTGCCCTTCCAGGCGTACATGGTCCGGCCGGGCATCGTGGCGCCGCAGGGCGGGGTGGTCTCCAAGACCCGGCTCTACCGGACGGTCTACGCGGTGACCGGGCCGCTGCTCCACCTGCTCCGCCGGGTGGCGCCGAACCTGGTCAACACCGGCGAGCAGGTCGGCCGGGCCATGATCGCGGTCGCCACCCCGGGCATCGATCCCGGCACCCGGATCCTGCGGCCGAGGGACATCAACCGGCTGGCGCCGGACCCGACCGGCAGCTGA
- a CDS encoding LysR substrate-binding domain-containing protein gives MQLQQLRYFVAVADARHFTRAAEVEHVAQPSLSQQIRSLERELGAELFHRARGNIALTDAGDALLPLARRILADTESARLAVQETVRLRRGRVRLGAPPSLCTSLVPDVLRGFRDRYPEVTLVVREGGSGDLVRSLGAGELDLALIIAPPAGEALGPALAVTELLHEELVLVSAGGGPRRRSRVRVEELRDRPLVMFREGYDLRETTVGACRAAGFEPVFAVEGGEMDAVLGFVRAGLGPAVLPGMVAALSGLTVTHFAGAGLGRTIAVAHGREVPLSRAAGALRAALLEHLREAARTGGLPPGTRLLLV, from the coding sequence GTGCAGCTCCAGCAACTCCGCTACTTCGTCGCCGTCGCCGACGCCCGGCACTTCACCCGGGCGGCCGAGGTCGAGCATGTCGCCCAGCCCTCGCTCTCCCAGCAGATCCGCTCGCTGGAAAGGGAGTTGGGGGCCGAGCTGTTCCACCGGGCGCGGGGGAACATCGCGCTGACCGACGCCGGTGACGCCCTGCTGCCGCTGGCCCGGCGCATCCTGGCCGACACCGAGAGCGCCCGGCTGGCCGTGCAGGAGACCGTGCGGCTGCGGCGCGGCCGGGTCCGGCTCGGGGCGCCGCCGAGCCTGTGCACCAGCCTGGTGCCGGACGTGCTGCGCGGGTTCCGGGACCGGTACCCGGAGGTCACGCTGGTGGTCCGGGAGGGCGGCTCGGGGGACTTGGTGCGCAGCCTCGGCGCCGGCGAGCTGGACCTCGCGCTGATCATCGCGCCGCCGGCCGGCGAGGCCCTCGGCCCCGCTCTCGCGGTCACCGAGCTGCTGCACGAGGAGCTGGTGCTGGTCTCGGCGGGCGGCGGTCCGCGCCGCCGCTCACGGGTGCGGGTCGAGGAGCTGCGGGACCGGCCGCTGGTGATGTTCCGCGAGGGCTACGACCTGCGGGAGACCACCGTCGGGGCCTGCCGGGCGGCGGGTTTCGAGCCGGTCTTCGCGGTCGAGGGCGGGGAGATGGACGCCGTGCTGGGCTTCGTCCGGGCGGGGCTGGGGCCGGCCGTGCTGCCCGGGATGGTGGCCGCGCTCTCGGGGCTGACCGTGACGCACTTCGCCGGCGCCGGCCTCGGGCGTACCATCGCGGTCGCGCACGGCCGGGAGGTGCCGCTGAGCCGGGCCGCCGGTGCGCTGCGGGCCGCCCTGCTGGAGCACCTGCGGGAGGCGGCCCGCACGGGTGGGCTGCCGCCCGGCACCCGGCTGCTGCTGGTCTGA